The Amaranthus tricolor cultivar Red isolate AtriRed21 chromosome 6, ASM2621246v1, whole genome shotgun sequence genome has a segment encoding these proteins:
- the LOC130815246 gene encoding palmitoyl-acyl carrier protein thioesterase, chloroplastic-like, with the protein MVATAATSAFFPAPPLPPDSGSKPSSTKLSSSNLDGCGIKSKSVSSGGVKLKANAQASPKINGTMVGLSSAMEGVKLGEDTSSPPPRTFINQLPDWSMLLAAITTVFLAAEKQWMMLDWKPKRPDVLIDPFGLGSLVQDGFVFRQNFPIRSYEIGADRTASIETLMNHLQETALNHVKSAGLLGDGFGSTPEMCKRNLIWVVTRMQVLVDRYPTWGDVVQVDTWVSSSGKNGMRRDWLIRDCNTGEVLTRASSVWVMMNKHTRRLSKMPDEVRGEIGPYFVVTPPVIDEDGRKLPKLDDNTAEYIRTGLTPRWNDLDVNQHVNNVKYIGWILESAPQSILETHELSSMTLEYRRECGRDNVLQSLTAVSGANAEGLQDSGNVECQHLLRLEDGAEVVRGRTEWRPKHAKNFRNLGQVPAQNP; encoded by the exons ATGGTTGCCACAGCTGCAACTTCTGCCTTTTTTCCTGCTCCTCCTTTACCTCCTGATTCGGGGTCTAAACCTTCTTCGACAAAGCTCAGTTCTTCAAATTTAGATGGCTGTGGTATCAAGTCCAAATCTGTCTCATCTGGGGGTGTAAAGCTTAAAGCCAATGCACAAGCTTCTCCTAAGATTAATGGTACCATGGTTGGTCTTTCTTCAGCTATGGAAGGAGTGAAGCTTGGGGAAGATACCTCATCTCCTCCTCCAAGAACATTTATCAATCAATTGCCTGATTGGAGCATGCTTCTTGCTGCGATTACTACCGTATTTCTAGCTGCTGAGAAGCAATGGATGATGCTTGACTGGAAACCTAAGCGCCCTGATGTTCTTATTGACCCTTTTGGTTTAGGGAGCTTGGTTCAAGATGGGTTTGTCTTCAGACAGAACTTTCCTATAAGGTCGTATGAGATTGGGGCGGATCGGACAGCTTCTATAGAAACGCTAATGAATCATCTGCAG GAAACAGCACTCAATCATGTGAAATCCGCTGGCCTTTTAGGCGATGGCTTTGGTTCAACTCCAGAAATGTGCAAAAGAAACTTGATTTGGGTGGTTACTCGAATGCAGGTTCTTGTTGATCGTTATCCAACTTG GGGAGATGTGGTCCAAGTTGATACTTGGGTTAGCTCATCTGGGAAGAATGGTATGCGTCGTGACTGGCTTATTCGAGATTGCAATACTGGCGAAGTTCTCACTCGAGCCTCAAG TGTATGGGTAATGATGAATAAACACACGAGGAGGTTGTCAAAAATGCCTGATGAAGTACGTGGAGAAATAGGGCCCTACTTTGTGGTTACGCCTCCTGTGATTGATGAGGATGGGAGGAAGCTTCCTAAACTTGATGACAATACTGCTGAATACATCCGTACTGGTCTTACT CCTAGATGGAATGATCTGGATGTCAATCAGCATGTCAACAATGTTAAGTACATTGGTTGGATTCTTGAG AGTGCTCCTCAGTCAATACTAGAGACCCATGAACTCTCAAGTATGACACTGGAGTACAGGAGGGAGTGCGGAAGGGACAACGTGCTGCAGTCCCTCACTGCAGTCTCAGGTGCTAATGCTGAGGGCCTCCAAGATTCCGGGAATGTTGAATGTCAGCACCTTCTCCGACTCGAGGACGGAGCTGAGGTTGTCAGGGGAAGAACTGAGTGGAGGCCAAAGCATGCTAAGAATTTCCGCAACTTGGGTCAAGTTCCAGCCCAAAATCCGTAG